TGCTGACGATATACACCAGGCCATGAATCACCTGATCGCGCTTGATCGGATTTTCCGGCAACAGATTCGACTCCGGAAACGTAAGGCCCAGGTGAATCAGGATGGCCGCACTCTCGGTAAGAACGCCGCCATCAGGCAGTTGCAGAGTGGGAACCTGCTTCAGCGGGTTGAGCTTCTCCAGCGCATGCAGCGCCTGCGGGGACGATGAAACGTCGATGAAGCGATAAGGAACCTCGCACAGTTCCAGCGCGGCTTCGATGGCGGCCGCCCCCGAATTCTGATGCCCATAGAGCTGGTACATGACTAAATCTCCTCTGCGACTCTCTCTTTGTAGCAGATGCCAAAGACTGCGCACGAACCATGTGGGAGCGAACTTGCCCGGTTACCCTCCCGCGCGCTTCATACAGCGCTGATAGCGCTCGTCGACCCGCTTAGCAAACCACGCCGTGGTGAGTTTTCGGGTGATTTTCGGGCTTTGCAGCACGATCCCCGGCAACACCGCCCGGGGTAATGGCCGGCCTTCGGCCTGTTCGGCCAAAGCGAAGACGCGTTGATAGAGCGTGGTGTCCTCGAACTGAAGACTTTTGCCCTCCTCCAGTTGATCCCGAATGGTCGGGTTGCGCATGTCCAATTGCTTGCCAAGGGTGCGCACCGCCAGTTCCGTGGTGCCGGGCATAATCGAGTCGTAGCGCACCAGGTCGCCATCCAGCGCCAGCGGGATACCCGTCGCACGACTGACCGCGTTCTGAAACGCCGCATTGCGGCTGGCGTACCAACCGGCGTTGAAATCGGCGAAGCGATACAGCGGCTGCTGATAGCTCACCGGATAGCCGAGCAAGTGGGCGATACCGAAATACAGGCCACCGCGACGGGTGAACACTTCGTGACGAATCGAGCCGTTCACCGGGTAGGGATAATCCCGCACATGCTGCTCGGCAAAGTCGATGCTGACCTGCATCGGCCCGCCGGTGTGCACCGGGTTGAAGCCGCCGAACAAGGTCCGGCCCATGGGCACCATGCCGATGAAGTCATCGAAAATCTCGCTGAGCTCTTTTTCGCTGCGCACGGCATTCAGTCGGTCGCTGTAGCTTTTGCCGTTGGGTGAACGCACCTGCAAGGCACCGCTGACCAGCAAGCCGGGGATGTGGGCCTTATCGGCGCGGCGGTCGATTTCATCCCGGGCGATCTTGCCCAGGCCTGGCACCAGCGGGTCAGCCTGAAACGTCGACTCCTGCTCAGCGACCGCAAGTACCGAACACAGGTTTTGCGTGGTCGGCGAAATCTTTTGCGCGGCAAATGCTGCGTAGATGTCCGTGGCCCAGCCCTGACGGTCGACCGTTTTGGCCGGCAGCAGGCTGACGATCTCGGCCTTGACCTCGGCAGGCTTGCGGGCCGGCGGTTCCTGAGGGCGCTGAGTGCCGCAACCAGCCAGTACCAACAGCGCGGCCACGCTCATGATCAATCGATTGGCTTGCATGGTGCTCCATCAAATCCGTTGAGCCGGGTTAACCATACGATCAATGGCATGGCGCAGGCTATGACTATCCCGCCCTCTCCCTGTTCCGTAGCAACTCGTTCGCCGTAGCAGCTGTCGAGCCTGCGAGTGCCCCCCGGTTGAACCATACTTGATCCACACACCGAGGAGGACAGGCTCATGAACCGTAGCGACGTGCTGATCATCGGCGCCGGCCCGACCGGGCTGGTCCTGGCACTGTGGCTGAGCAAGCTGGGGATTGGGGTGCGGATTATCGACAAGACCTCGGCCCCCGGTACTACCTCACGCGCGTTGGCAGTACAGGCCCGAACGCTGGAGCTGTATCGCCAGCTCGACCTCAGCGACGCCGTGGTGCAGAACGGCCATAAAGTGTGCGCCGCGAATTTCTGGGTCAAGGGCGAACCGGTCGCACACCTGCCGCTGAGCGCCATCGGCGAGGGGTTGACGCCCTATGCGTTCCTGGAAATCTATCCGCAAGACGAGCATGAACAACTGCTGATCGAACGCCTGGAGACCTTTGGCATTACGGTGGAGCGCAACACCGAATTGCACAGTTTCGAGGAAACCGGCGATGGCATCACCGCAACGCTGCGCTTGCCCGATGGCCAGCAGCAAACCTGCCAGGCCTGCTACCTCGCTGGCTGCGACGGCGCCCGCTCGATCGTGCGCAAATCCCTGGACACCGATTTTCCGGGGGGCACCTACCAACAGATTTTCTACGTGGCGGATGTGCAGGCCCGCGGCCCGACGTTCAACGGTGAATTGCATGTGGACCTCGACGAAGCCGACTTTCTCGCCATTTTTCCTTTGTCCAGCGAAGGTCGCGCCCGACTGATCGGCACGGTTCGCGACGAACGCGCCGAGCGCGCCGAAACCCTCCAGTTTGCAGACGTCAGCAGGCGGGCCATCGAGAATTTAAAGGTGCAGATCGATCAGGTGAACTGGTTCTCGACCTACCGCGTGCATCACCGGGTAGCGGATCACTTTCGTACCGGACGCGCGTTTCTGTTGGGTGACGCCGCCCATGTCCACAGCCCGGCGGGTGGCCAGGGCATGAACACCGGGATTGGCGACGCGATCAATCTGGCCTGGAAGCTCGCGGCGGTGTTAAGCGGCAGCGCCACGGCCAAACTGCTCGACAGTTATGAAACCGAACGCATCGCCTTTGCCCAGCGTCTGGTGGCCACCACTGATCGGGTGTTCAATTTTGTCACGGCCGATGGGCCAATTGCCGACGTAATGCGCATGCGCGTGGCGCCCTTTTTGATCCCGAAAATGATCTCGTTCGAGGCCGTCCGGGAGTTCCTGTTTCGCACGGTGTCACAGACCACCCTCAACTATCGCGGCATGCCGTTGAGTGAGGGCGTTACCGGCCATATTCACGGCGGTGATCGCCTGCCCTGGGCCCACGACGATGAAGGGGACAACTTCGAATCGCTGAAATACCTGACCTGGCAGGTGCATGTGTATGGCGAAACCAGCGACGAGATGATCGCCTGGTGCAGCGCGCATCACCTGCCGTTGCAGGTGTTCGACTGGCGACCGGTGTTTGAAACCGTGGGACTGGCGCGCAACGGGTTTTACCTGCTGCGCCCCGATACTTATGTGGCGATCGCCGATTACAGCGCCGATCCGAAGGTGATCGAACGGTATTTCCGCGATCATGGGATACGGCCTTATATCACCTGAAGATCTTTTGATTTGTTAGATCCCGGCCAGGGCCAGGTCCATTGCGAAGTAGGTGAAGATCAAATCCGCCCCCGCCCTTTTGATCGCCCCCAGACTCTCACGCACGACGCGATCTTCATCGATCGCCCCAGCCTGGGCGGCGAATTTGATCATCGCGTATTCACCGCTCACCTGATACGCCGACAACGGCAGACGCGAGGCTTCGCGGATGTCGCGGATGATGTCCAGGTACGCGCCGGCCGGCTTGACCATCAGCGCGTCGGCGCCTTCCTGTTCGTCCAGCAACGACTCACGCACCGCTTCACGACGGTTCATCGGGTTCATCTGATAGCTTTTGCGGTCACCCTTGAGCGCACTGCCGCCGGCTTCGCGGAACGGGCCATAAAGCGCCGAGGCGAATTTGGTCGAATAGGCCATGATCGCCGTCTGGCTGAAACCCGCCGCATCGAGCGCCCGGCGAATCGCCTGGACCTGCCCGTCCATCGCCGCCGACGGCGCGATCACATCGGCACCGGCCCGGGCGGCGGCCACGGCTTGTTTGCCGAGGTTGATCAGGGTCTGGTCGTTATCGACTTCGTGCTGGTGCAACACGCCGCAATGGCCGTGGTCGGTGTACTCACAAAAACAGGTGTCGGACATCACGATCATTTCCGGCACGGCGTTTTTGGCGATGCGCGACATGCGCGCCACCAGGCCGTTATCGTTCCAGGTGTCGCTGCCGTTGCTGTCCAGATGATGAGACACGCCGAACGTCATCACCGACTTGATCCCGGCCCGGGCGTAACGCTCGATCTCGCCGGCCAGTTTCGACTCGGGAATGCGCATCACCCCGGGCATGCTCTTGATCGGCACGAAATCGTCGATCTCTTCCTCGACGAAAATCGGCAGCACCAGGTCATTCAAGCTGAACTCGGTTTCCTGGAACAGGCTGCGCAGGCTCGCATTGCGGCGCAGACGGCGTGGACGTGCTTCGGGGAACTGACTGGACATGGACCTTCCTGAAGAGACGAAACTCGTAGGGCGCAAAGCTTATGCCCTGCAAGGTGCGGGACACAAACCTCGATCGCTCAAGACAACGTTACCGCGGCGGCAACAATCGCCCGCATCGAATACCGCCTGCTCTCACAGGTTAGATCGTCAGCGTTCCGGCAATGCACGTCACGACAGCACCACCAATCCAAATCTCATCTCCCACCTGCTCCACCCGAATCCGCCCGGCGCGGCCCATGGTCAGGCCCTGACTGACGACATAAGATGCCGGGGCCAGCCCTTCGCTGAGCAACCATTGAGCGATTCCGGCGTTCAGGCTGCCGGTGGCCGGGTCTTCCGGCATGCCGTCGCCGGAGATGAATGCACGCACTTCGAACTGCGCCTCAGCACCATCGCGCTCGGGGTGCCATGGCGCGATGACACCGACGGCGAGGCCGAGCATCTGTGCATGATCCGGCTGCAAGTCCAGAATCTGCTGGCGGTCCTCGACCATCACCGCAAGCCAACCGGCACCGTTGTCGACCCATTGCGTGCGCACAATCGCTCCCGGCGCCAATCCGAGGCCCAGCCGTACACGCTCGACCAGCCCGGCGTCCACCGGGCCGGACCTGAGCAACGGTGGCGCGAGAAACGCCAGCTCCGCCCCCTGCCGACGCACTCGCACCAACCCGGCACCGCATTCCTGAATGATCTCCTCGCCTTTGGGCACCCCACCGGCCTCGAGCCAGGCATGGCAGGTGCCCAGCGTCGGATGACCGGCGAACGGCAACTCTTGCAGGGTGGTGAAGATGCGTACCCGATAGTCGGCCCGGGGGTCTCGAGGTTCGAGCACGAAAGTGGTTTCGCTGAGGTTGGTCCAGTTCGCGAACGCCGCCATGCGTTCATCGCTGAGCTTGTCTGCGCCGAACACCACCGCCAGCGCGTTGCCCTTGAGCACGACGTGGCTGAAGACATCTACTTGCTTGAAATCGAATGAGCTCATTGCCTGCCTTGGTGATGAGGGATTCAAAGGGATTGCTTGGGGATTTCCAGCCCACGAATCACCGCCGGCCTTGCCAGGAAACGCTCCAGCACGCGAGTGACATTGGGGAAATTCTGGATGCCGACCAGATCACCGGCCTCGTAGAAGCCGATCAGGTTACGCACCCACGGAAAAGTCGCGATGTCGGCAATGGTGTAGCGCTCGCCCATGATCCAGTCGCGCCCTTGCAGACGGCCATCGAGGACCTTGAGCAAGCGCTTGCTTTCGTCGACGTAACGATCACGGGGACGCTTGTCTTCGTAGTCCTTGCCGGCGAATTTGTTGAAAAAGCCGAGCTGGCCGAACATCGGCCCGATACCGCCCATCTGAAACATCAGCCACTGAAGGGTCTCGTAACGCGCTGCCGACTCCTGGGCCAGCAGTTGCCCGCTCTTGTCGGCGAGGTAAATCAGAATCGCCCCGGACTCGAACAGCGCCAGCGGTTGGTCGCCCGGGCCGTGGGGGTCGAGGATCGCCGGAATCTTGTTGTTGGGGTTCAGCGACAGAAACTCAGGGGACAGCTGATCCTGGGTGTCGAAGCCCACACGATGCGGCTCGTAGGGCAACCCGATCTCTTCGAGCATGATCGAAACCTTGACGCCATTGGGCGTTGGCAAGGAATAGAGCTGGATCCACTCCGGGTACTGGGCCGGCCATTTTCGAGTGATGGGGAATGCAGACAAATCGGTCATCGGGAGCTTCCACGGGAAAGTCGGAGTGAAGATCATAAGGGGGACGGGGCTAACATGTGTACTGTGCCCATCAATCCGAAACATCCTGTCGATAACCTTCCCCCCAATCCGTTCAAGGTTGCCGCTAAAGTGCCAGGCACCTGGCCCGGATCGAAGCTCGAATCGAACCAAAAGGGCTTCAGCGGACTCTGAGCATTGCCCTGTTAGAAATGGACCGGGTCAACGACATGGCAAACACCCTATGCTAGGCACTTGAGGTGTCAAGGTTTGTCGGCCTTAACCAAATGCGCTGAAGATTACCTATTCGATGATGAATCCTTTGAAACTCACCAACCGCTTCAAACATCGCGCTTATATCTTCCTGCCCGCTCTGTTGGCGGCCAGCGCGTTGTTTTTGTCACTGGAGTCCAGTGTAAGCCGCGCCCAACCGGTGGACGGTACACAGACGCTGGTGTTTTTGCGTCACGCGGAAAAACCGGCCGGCGGCCTGGGTCAGCTCAATTGTCAGGGACTGAACCGCGCCATCGACCTGGCCACCTTGCTGCCGGAAAAATTCGGCAAGGCCAACTACGTGTTTGCCGCCAACCCGA
The Pseudomonas sp. GR 6-02 genome window above contains:
- a CDS encoding DUF1615 domain-containing protein; amino-acid sequence: MQANRLIMSVAALLVLAGCGTQRPQEPPARKPAEVKAEIVSLLPAKTVDRQGWATDIYAAFAAQKISPTTQNLCSVLAVAEQESTFQADPLVPGLGKIARDEIDRRADKAHIPGLLVSGALQVRSPNGKSYSDRLNAVRSEKELSEIFDDFIGMVPMGRTLFGGFNPVHTGGPMQVSIDFAEQHVRDYPYPVNGSIRHEVFTRRGGLYFGIAHLLGYPVSYQQPLYRFADFNAGWYASRNAAFQNAVSRATGIPLALDGDLVRYDSIMPGTTELAVRTLGKQLDMRNPTIRDQLEEGKSLQFEDTTLYQRVFALAEQAEGRPLPRAVLPGIVLQSPKITRKLTTAWFAKRVDERYQRCMKRAGG
- a CDS encoding FAD-dependent monooxygenase, with the translated sequence MNRSDVLIIGAGPTGLVLALWLSKLGIGVRIIDKTSAPGTTSRALAVQARTLELYRQLDLSDAVVQNGHKVCAANFWVKGEPVAHLPLSAIGEGLTPYAFLEIYPQDEHEQLLIERLETFGITVERNTELHSFEETGDGITATLRLPDGQQQTCQACYLAGCDGARSIVRKSLDTDFPGGTYQQIFYVADVQARGPTFNGELHVDLDEADFLAIFPLSSEGRARLIGTVRDERAERAETLQFADVSRRAIENLKVQIDQVNWFSTYRVHHRVADHFRTGRAFLLGDAAHVHSPAGGQGMNTGIGDAINLAWKLAAVLSGSATAKLLDSYETERIAFAQRLVATTDRVFNFVTADGPIADVMRMRVAPFLIPKMISFEAVREFLFRTVSQTTLNYRGMPLSEGVTGHIHGGDRLPWAHDDEGDNFESLKYLTWQVHVYGETSDEMIAWCSAHHLPLQVFDWRPVFETVGLARNGFYLLRPDTYVAIADYSADPKVIERYFRDHGIRPYIT
- the hemB gene encoding porphobilinogen synthase; its protein translation is MSSQFPEARPRRLRRNASLRSLFQETEFSLNDLVLPIFVEEEIDDFVPIKSMPGVMRIPESKLAGEIERYARAGIKSVMTFGVSHHLDSNGSDTWNDNGLVARMSRIAKNAVPEMIVMSDTCFCEYTDHGHCGVLHQHEVDNDQTLINLGKQAVAAARAGADVIAPSAAMDGQVQAIRRALDAAGFSQTAIMAYSTKFASALYGPFREAGGSALKGDRKSYQMNPMNRREAVRESLLDEQEGADALMVKPAGAYLDIIRDIREASRLPLSAYQVSGEYAMIKFAAQAGAIDEDRVVRESLGAIKRAGADLIFTYFAMDLALAGI
- a CDS encoding PhzF family phenazine biosynthesis protein, coding for MSSFDFKQVDVFSHVVLKGNALAVVFGADKLSDERMAAFANWTNLSETTFVLEPRDPRADYRVRIFTTLQELPFAGHPTLGTCHAWLEAGGVPKGEEIIQECGAGLVRVRRQGAELAFLAPPLLRSGPVDAGLVERVRLGLGLAPGAIVRTQWVDNGAGWLAVMVEDRQQILDLQPDHAQMLGLAVGVIAPWHPERDGAEAQFEVRAFISGDGMPEDPATGSLNAGIAQWLLSEGLAPASYVVSQGLTMGRAGRIRVEQVGDEIWIGGAVVTCIAGTLTI
- a CDS encoding glutathione binding-like protein, with protein sequence MTDLSAFPITRKWPAQYPEWIQLYSLPTPNGVKVSIMLEEIGLPYEPHRVGFDTQDQLSPEFLSLNPNNKIPAILDPHGPGDQPLALFESGAILIYLADKSGQLLAQESAARYETLQWLMFQMGGIGPMFGQLGFFNKFAGKDYEDKRPRDRYVDESKRLLKVLDGRLQGRDWIMGERYTIADIATFPWVRNLIGFYEAGDLVGIQNFPNVTRVLERFLARPAVIRGLEIPKQSL